GCCGCCAACATCTGAAACCTACACGGATGCTTCCATATTAGGGATGGCCTACTTGCCATACGAGCAGGCGATAACGTTATGGAACGAACGGACAGGGAATGTTAATGAAGCTTGGTTTATGTTAAAAGATCCCTCAACTGCCGCGAGTCTGAAAGAAGCGATTGCTGCTCAAATTCCAGGCGTGAAGTTGGTGGATCTTGAGGACAAGAAGAAGGAGTTGAAGAAGGAATCTCGTAACTTGCTTCTATTTTTACAATTCTTCAGTCTTCTTGCCCTATTTATATCCGGAATCACGATATCCAATACGATGGCTGTTATTGTGGTTTCCCGTCTGCAGGAAGTCGCGGTAATGAAGACGATTGGGATGAGAGCAGCGGCGATTTCACGCTATTTTCTGGCTGAAGCAGCCGTCTTAGGAATAAGTGGTCTTGTTGGTGGCCTTGTACTCGGCATTATATTCAGTCGGCTCATCGCCTCCTATACGGCATCGCTGCTTACACTTCCCCTTAAGTGGCATATTGCCCCTGAAGATATCTTCGTTACAGGCCTCGCAGTTTGTGGGGTTACAGGGGTTAGCAGTTGGTTAGCCATTCGCAGAACGAACAGCGTTTCCCCGCTTCAATTATTAAGAGATTCTTGGGCAGGTGCCAGTAAGCAGCCGTCCCTTTCCTTCGGTCAGCGTATGCTCTTTATGATTGGTGTAAGCTTGCTGCTCGGACTTTATTTGAAATCTTTCTTGTACCCAACCTCCGCAGCGTTCACGTTGGGACAATGGTTGTTGTCTTCACTTGCGGCGTTCGGACTGCTCCTTCTTGCCGCGATATTTATGAAGGTAAGTGCCTTCATATTTAGTATGGTTTATCGATTCATTGGATTATGGAAAAATTACTTCACCAAGCAGATATATTTAGGGTTCCATCAACTATCGTCGGCTCATAGGCGTAATAGTGTACTTACTGTAACGCTTACAGTCGGGATCATCTCTGTGATCGCAAGTCATATTTTCGGTGAAAATTTGATGGCTCAAACGAAAAGTCAGTTGGAGCAGCAAGCAGCAGGCAATCTCTATGTAACGAGCAGTATTCAGGATGAACGAGAAACGCGCCGTATTCTCCAGGAGACGTCCGGTGTGGAGTCGGTAAAAATGTATCATCAGCTCAATGGGAGCTTGCAGTCCGTTAACGGTCAGAATGTGCTTCCATTGTTTGCTCAAGCGGCGCAGACCGGGCAATCGTTTTTTAACTCTACTAACTTATCAATTCAAGGAGAAGATGCGTCGGATTCCCAATGGACAGTAATTGAAGGAAACGTGATTACGGAAGAAGATCAAGGTAAGAACAAGGCGCTTCTCCTAGACCAATATCGGGATGTGCTGAAGATCAAAGTGGGGGACCGGGTAGGTGTTCGGATTGGTGAACATGTAGAAGAATTTGAAGTCAAAGGCTTCTTCAAATCCGGAATAGTCAAAACCGCAAGCATGCTCATTCCTTCGGACACACTCGTGAAAGTAGCCGAGCCTGTCCGCGTAACGTTTAGCGTTCGTGTAAATGACGAGCAACTGAGCGGAGCACTCTCGACGGTTAATCGCCAGCTACCTAATAGTGCGATGGCCTTCCCGGTGGGGGGACAACTCGAAAGCTTGAACAAAATGATTGAGTTCCAACGCACATTTTTCACGATCATTGCTGTGTTTGCATTTGTAATTGCTGTTATCACGATCGGTAATCAAATCATTATCTCCATCATGCAGCAGACAAGGGATATCGCTCTGATTAAAACGGTCGGTGCATCGTCCGGAAGGCTACTAATTGCGATACTCGTAGAATATGTAACCGTAGCGGCATGTGCGGGCTTCGCTGGTTCCATCATCTCCCTACTGCTGTCGGCGCTAACTCTAAGTGCCATGCTCCATGTTCCCGTATCGCTGGACCTGATTTGGTGCTTCATTGGCATCGGTCTAGCCGTCGTCACAACGGGAACTGTTGCTCTGCTAGTCTCTATGAGATCACTAGCGATCAAGCCCATTCAAATGCTGCGATAAGCTTCTGAAACAAAATGAAGGAGACGTTGACATGGTGCTGTCGCCGAATCTGAGCTCAAGCTGCTTCTGGCATTACTGATGTGCCCAACCATTTGGTTCATCGACCTCAAACAAGTTATAATTGATTTATCCAAAGCAAATGATACGAGTCAGTAATAACTGTCTCGTCATCCTATAACCTGTCTGTAGTTCTTAGTGAGTGAGGTGAATTTCCAATGTGCGGCAGATATACCATCACACTAGACTGGGACGAGCTCGTCCTCCGGTTCATGCTC
Above is a genomic segment from Paenibacillus sp. YYML68 containing:
- a CDS encoding ABC transporter permease — protein: MILRSAIRSLTRARGRTLLTVFSILIGTCSFYMMTMITGLVPASIDQSARQMLGGDLALQAYLTPIQTEAISALIPAEQRTAMTAALVKSSMIKSEAKTTNIIVKGVDIRSYPLIDNEQLPGLELLMQDEVILTEDAASRLNVEPGDPIGLPNATDGTLQEFRVKHIVPPTSETYTDASILGMAYLPYEQAITLWNERTGNVNEAWFMLKDPSTAASLKEAIAAQIPGVKLVDLEDKKKELKKESRNLLLFLQFFSLLALFISGITISNTMAVIVVSRLQEVAVMKTIGMRAAAISRYFLAEAAVLGISGLVGGLVLGIIFSRLIASYTASLLTLPLKWHIAPEDIFVTGLAVCGVTGVSSWLAIRRTNSVSPLQLLRDSWAGASKQPSLSFGQRMLFMIGVSLLLGLYLKSFLYPTSAAFTLGQWLLSSLAAFGLLLLAAIFMKVSAFIFSMVYRFIGLWKNYFTKQIYLGFHQLSSAHRRNSVLTVTLTVGIISVIASHIFGENLMAQTKSQLEQQAAGNLYVTSSIQDERETRRILQETSGVESVKMYHQLNGSLQSVNGQNVLPLFAQAAQTGQSFFNSTNLSIQGEDASDSQWTVIEGNVITEEDQGKNKALLLDQYRDVLKIKVGDRVGVRIGEHVEEFEVKGFFKSGIVKTASMLIPSDTLVKVAEPVRVTFSVRVNDEQLSGALSTVNRQLPNSAMAFPVGGQLESLNKMIEFQRTFFTIIAVFAFVIAVITIGNQIIISIMQQTRDIALIKTVGASSGRLLIAILVEYVTVAACAGFAGSIISLLLSALTLSAMLHVPVSLDLIWCFIGIGLAVVTTGTVALLVSMRSLAIKPIQMLR